In Halorhabdus rudnickae, the following proteins share a genomic window:
- a CDS encoding LeuA family protein, giving the protein MRRDPRRIEFFQGTLDSTSEITDARIFDTTLRDGEQTPRTSFSYEDKREIAALLDEMGTHVIEAGFPVNSDAEFEAVRDIAESTTTTTCGLARVVEEDVKAAIDSGVELVHVFVSTSDVQLEDSMHATREDAVERAVESVERVKEAGVECMFSPMDATRTDEDFLLDVVEAVTEAGTDWINIPDTTGVATPGRFTEIVGKVVAHTDARVDVHTHDDFGLATANALAGYEAGGAQAQVSVNGIGERAGNAAYEEVVMAVESLYDVDTGIDTTQITELSRLIEEKSGVDTPGNKPVVGENAFSHESGIHAAGVIENSDTFEPGVMTPEMVGAERELVLGKHTGQHSVRERLVEAGFSPSDSDVREVTRRVKEFGAEDNRVTMDVLERFARDVGVEQTREEVSA; this is encoded by the coding sequence TTGCGTCGGGATCCCCGGCGGATCGAGTTCTTCCAGGGCACACTCGATAGTACGTCCGAAATCACGGACGCACGGATTTTCGATACGACGCTTCGCGACGGGGAACAGACGCCGCGCACCTCGTTTTCTTACGAAGATAAACGAGAAATAGCGGCGCTACTCGACGAAATGGGCACCCACGTCATCGAGGCTGGGTTCCCCGTCAACTCCGACGCGGAGTTCGAGGCGGTGCGTGACATCGCCGAAAGTACCACGACGACCACCTGCGGGCTCGCCCGCGTCGTCGAGGAGGACGTCAAAGCGGCCATCGACTCGGGCGTCGAATTGGTCCACGTGTTCGTCTCGACCAGCGACGTCCAACTCGAGGACTCGATGCACGCGACCCGCGAGGACGCCGTCGAGCGGGCCGTCGAGTCAGTCGAGCGCGTCAAGGAGGCTGGTGTCGAGTGCATGTTCTCGCCAATGGACGCGACCCGTACTGACGAGGACTTTCTGCTCGATGTAGTCGAGGCCGTCACCGAGGCGGGCACCGACTGGATCAACATCCCCGACACGACCGGCGTCGCGACGCCCGGTCGCTTCACGGAGATAGTTGGCAAAGTCGTCGCCCACACGGACGCCCGCGTCGACGTCCACACCCACGACGACTTCGGGCTGGCAACGGCCAACGCTCTCGCAGGCTACGAGGCCGGCGGCGCACAGGCCCAGGTCAGCGTCAATGGCATCGGCGAACGCGCTGGCAACGCGGCCTACGAAGAAGTAGTCATGGCCGTAGAAAGCCTGTACGACGTGGATACGGGCATCGACACGACTCAGATCACCGAACTGTCCCGACTGATCGAGGAAAAAAGTGGCGTCGACACGCCGGGCAACAAACCCGTCGTCGGCGAGAACGCCTTCTCCCACGAGTCGGGCATCCACGCCGCGGGCGTCATCGAAAACAGCGATACGTTCGAACCTGGCGTGATGACTCCCGAGATGGTCGGTGCCGAGCGCGAACTCGTCTTGGGCAAGCACACCGGTCAGCACTCGGTCCGGGAACGACTGGTCGAGGCCGGGTTCTCGCCGTCGGACAGTGACGTACGAGAAGTAACCCGCCGCGTCAAGGAGTTCGGTGCCGAGGACAACCGCGTCACGATGGACGTCCTCGAACGGTTCGCACGCGACGTGGGCGTCGAGCAGACACGTGAGGAGGTCAGTGCCTGA
- a CDS encoding BMP family lipoprotein, with product MRSKKYSRRKLLGATAGIGIAGLAGCLGDGTANTETETAPATGEDTNEDATQVGMIYALAGLDDRSFNDAANRGIQRARLDYGISFSNHEPDSAEDMARLQRELARSETPTYDLLCCIGFVQQESLSEIASEYPDQQFMIVDATVDAENVASYVFKEHQGSFEAGHLAGKLTSRDITLGTGTTNPEERIVGFVGGPENDLMERFEAGYRAGVTYADPEVTVRTSYVGNFADVQTAFDMAQAMYDDGADIVYHAAGGAGLGVFQAAQAANRYAIGVDADQSRSNPRYADVILASMVKRVDNAIYTATSNVVEGGFQGGSVVPLGVESKGVDLVYGTSLEPAIPNDVKTAIQQSREDIVAGDITVPTEVKE from the coding sequence ATGCGTTCAAAAAAATATAGTAGACGAAAGTTACTCGGTGCCACTGCTGGCATCGGTATTGCTGGGCTCGCCGGTTGTCTCGGCGATGGCACTGCAAATACCGAAACCGAAACGGCTCCCGCGACGGGTGAAGACACAAACGAAGACGCTACGCAGGTCGGCATGATCTACGCGCTCGCTGGCCTTGACGATCGCTCGTTCAACGATGCGGCCAACAGGGGGATCCAGCGAGCACGACTCGACTACGGCATTTCGTTCTCGAACCACGAGCCGGACTCGGCCGAGGATATGGCGAGGCTACAACGAGAGCTTGCACGCAGTGAGACACCGACGTACGATCTGCTCTGTTGTATCGGCTTCGTCCAGCAGGAATCGCTGAGCGAGATCGCGTCCGAATACCCAGATCAGCAGTTTATGATCGTCGATGCGACTGTCGACGCCGAGAACGTCGCCAGTTACGTTTTCAAAGAGCACCAGGGCTCATTCGAGGCAGGCCATCTCGCTGGCAAGTTAACTAGCAGAGACATTACGCTTGGGACCGGAACAACGAACCCCGAGGAACGGATCGTTGGGTTCGTCGGTGGGCCCGAAAACGATCTGATGGAACGATTCGAGGCCGGATATCGAGCGGGCGTGACCTACGCTGACCCCGAGGTAACCGTCCGTACGTCCTACGTCGGAAACTTCGCCGACGTACAGACGGCGTTCGACATGGCACAGGCAATGTACGACGACGGTGCGGATATCGTCTATCACGCGGCTGGAGGGGCCGGTCTGGGCGTCTTTCAAGCTGCTCAGGCTGCAAACCGGTACGCGATCGGCGTCGACGCCGACCAGTCCCGAAGCAATCCACGATATGCAGACGTCATCCTCGCAAGTATGGTCAAGCGCGTCGACAACGCTATTTATACAGCCACTAGCAACGTCGTCGAGGGCGGATTCCAGGGTGGGAGCGTCGTCCCACTCGGCGTTGAATCCAAAGGTGTCGATCTGGTCTACGGGACGTCACTCGAACCAGCGATACCGAACGACGTCAAGACAGCAATCCAGCAGTCCAGAGAGGACATCGTCGCTGGTGACATTACGGTCCCAACAGAGGTCAAGGAGTGA